The DNA segment GGGCTGGCTACAGGTCTGTGTTCACGTATGTTGGTGCAGCTGATCTGTTCCAAACAGAGGCTGGGAAGACCTGCTGTACTCCTGATTATTTTGATTTTGACTTATTTTCTTATAAAGCATAGCTTTCCAATTTTGGACTAATTAAAGGCTGATAGAGGGAATTCATTTTAATTGAAGAGAATTTGTGTTTAAGTACAGTTTTCCATTTCTATATTACTCATTAAAGTAATATAGCTAGGTATGGTAGCTTTTGCCTGTACTGTTCatatttgggaggtagagacaggaagatgaaaAACTCCAGACCAGCATATTCTCAagaccaaaaaaaaccaaaaaacaatacaaaacaaaaaaaaaaaaaaaacaaaaaccgcaaaacaaccaaaaagctgggagtgtagctcagtggtcgagGGCTTGCTAACATGCCTAAACCCCTGAATTCAACACAgcatttaaaattggttgtagaggctggagagatggctcagtggttaagagcactgactgctcttccagaggtcctgaacagcaaccacatggtggctcacaaccatctgtaatgggacctgatgccctcttatggtgtgtctgaaaacagctacagtgtacttatatataataaacaaatattaaaaaaaaaaaaaaactggttgcAATAGTACATAcgtgtaaccccagcactctgaaagAGGAGGCAAGGAGATGAGACgttctaggtcagcctgagctacatagcaagtttgtgTCCAATCTGATAAGTTTAAGccttgtttacacacacacacacacacacacacacacacacacacacacacggttgggGGCTAGGAATACAGctcagctcagtgatagagtctGTCATACATGAAGGTCTTGGGTTTGGTCTCTGGTAACACAtgcaaaaggaaagaagaattttgtgtgtgtgtttgaatgtacTTACTGTTGGTGTGTAACGGAGAATGAGAACTCTggactttggggtttttttgtttgtttatttgtttgtttcattttttcaaaATTTCTAACTAAACAGTACAGACACTGTGCAGGAGACAGCAACTCCAGCATCTACACTATCTCTGCTCCTCAGAGTAGACTCTGTTCTTACTGAGGAAGAAGACATTTGTAAGAAAGCTTGACTTGAAAACTTTCTGCTGCTCTGATAGAAGTGGGGAGGACTTGACAGAGGCCTGGCCAGCAGCCTCACCACCACCATGGGAAATGTTCTTCTGTGTATAAGGGTCCAGAAGCTCAGCCTTGGCTGTTTtgatgtttctgttgtttggaGTCAGAGCAGACACTGGCCAAAAAGAATGTCCTGCACATCTTGGGCTACCAATTTGTGAAGGTGGTTTCAGAAATCTGAAGGTCGCTTTTCGGTGCATGGGCACTTGGTGCCCCCTTTTGGCCAAAGGTTGACACTGACATCCATTTCTCAGTGTTCAAGGAACAAAGGCTTGGGATGCAAGGATTAGAAGGTGTTTATGGTGGCCATCTTAGGCTTTCAACTGCTGTGATAACACCATGACGGAAAGCAACTCGGAGGAGCTCAcagacttgctcctcatggcttgcttgatgattttcttatagcacccagggcCACCAGTCCAAGGGTGGGACAGCCTACAGTGGGCTGGCCACTCCCATGGCAGTCATCAGTCAAGAAAGTGCACCACTAATCTcattggggacattttctcaattaaggttccctctCCTAAAAtcactctggcttgtgtcaagttgacataaaactggcaaGTGCTGTGGGCAGCAGTTTCCATCTAGCCCCATGTGCACGGCTACCTCACACTGAGCTCTTGGGGCCCAGATGCACAGCTCTAGCACAGGGCTAGGAATATATGTGCTTGGAAACATTGAAGCCTTTCCCTCCACCGTCTCTAACCTGCTCTCCATGGAGGGGCAATCCTTCCAAGGCTGTGCTGTACTAGCCCCTGTTACAGTCGGATCCCTAAGACATACTACCCCTGGTCTACAGCAACAGCGGCGAGAGCGAGAACAGCGCAAGCtgcaggagaaggagcagcagCGGCGGTTGGAAGACATGCAAGCCCTTCGTCGAGAGGAAGAGAGGCGGCAAGCAGAGCGGGAACAGGTATTGGCaccagcgcacacacacacacccgcctccacacctgccctgccctgccctgtcctgccctggccctgcccctgctcctgctgcctgccttcctgctccCGGTGCCCTGTCCCTTTGGCTCCCCTGCCCCTAGATTCCTCCTATCTTTTCTAGCTtcactctttctctgttttctcctaCCCTTCAACCCTACCCTGCTCCCTGCcctcctgtctctgtgccttcaTTCCCCATCTCTGCCCACCCTGTCTCCTCCCTGGGGCACTATCCTTCATGTTCCCACCTGATTCCTCCTCATCCCATGTCCTCTTACTGCCATCTGTGCCTCATTGCCCCCTGGGGCTCATCTACCCCTGTCCCCCTCATCCTCACCCTGCTGATCCCTTCCTTCGCCGCTGCTGCCACCCTCCTGccgcctccttccctccctccctgccccgcccacccccaccccccaggaatATATTCGTCACAGGCTAGAGGAGGAGCAGCGACAGCTCGAGATCCTTCAGCAACAGCTGCTCCAGGAACAGGCCTTGCTGCTGGTAACggggtccctcagtgtcctcgGGAAAATGCCATCCTGAGTTGCTTTCCCGCACTGGGATGGAAACACATCAGGGAAAGGGGCTTCCCAAGACCAGGGAAGCAGCTCCTGTCTAGGCAGTAGAGGAAAGGAAAGGCCTGCCTGCTCTAGCTTACATGGCCACActctgctgagccctctctccctaCTGTTGGGCCCAGGAATACAAGCGGAAGCAGCTGGAGGAGCAGCGGCAGTCGGAGCGGCTCCAGAGACAGCTGCAGCAGGAGCATGCCTACCTCAAGtccctgcagcagcagcagcaacagcagcagcagctccagaaacaacagcagcagcagcagcagcagcagcagcagcagcagcagcagcagatccTACCTGGAGACAGGAAACCCCTGTATCATTATGGTCGGGGCATTAATCCTGCTGACAAGCCAGCATGGGCCCGAGAGGTATGCTGCCTCCCTTGTCTCCTAAGACCCCATCCTACCAGTCTTTGCCGGAGGAACATTGTGAGAAGTGGTTGCTCCACAGTAAGGGcactgaggaagggagggagtggaggTTGTGGGACTAGAGCGTGTGGAGGAAGTGAGAATCTAATGTTGAGACCAGAAGCAGCCGCTGACCTGCTGATGCCCTACTCAAATCACAGGTGGAAGAGAGAGCTCGGATGAACAAGCAGCAGAACTCTCCCTTGGCCAAGACAAAGCCAAGCAGTGCGGGGCCAGAGCCCCCCATTCCCCAGGCCTCTCCTAGCCCCCCAGGACCTCTTTCCCAAACTCCTCCTATGCAGAGGCCTGTGGAGCCTCAGGAAGGACCACACAAGGTAAGTCCATCCCACCCATGTCCTAACACAGACATGGGTGGCTTTGCTTACACCCATGAGCACATGCTTGCATTCACCGGTGTCTTCTGTGCACCACAGGGCACATCCCCTGCACAGGTGacttctctagctttagagtccCCTTATCTTTTGATGGGAGCAGGAACTTTTCTCATCCCAGACCCCAGTCTGCAGGATGTGCCACAAAGCAGGCAGTCCACCCTTTCTGGTCTTTCCCTGCAGAGCCTGGTGGCACACCGGGTCCCACTGAAGCCATATGCAGCACCTGTACCCCGATCCCAGTCCCTGCAGGACCAACCCACTCGAAACTTGGCTGCCTTCCCAGCCTCCCACGACCCTGACCCTGCTGCTGTCCCCACACCCACTGCCACACCCAGTGCCCGAGGAGCTGTCATCCGCCAGAATTCAGACCCCACCTCTGAAGGGCCTGGGCCTAGCCCTAACCCTCCATCCTGGGTCCGGCCTGATAATGAAGCTCCACCCAAGGTAAGTATAACCCCAAAACCAAGAATATATCTCTGAAGTGGGAGGAAGAAAGCCAGGCGGCCATGGAGACACTGCCTGTCAGGGTCAGCATCCAGTGGGTAGAAAGACAGACCAACTATAGGAATGTGAAATGGCCAGAAGTCTTAAGGCTTCCCTTATCCCAGTGTAGCCATTCTTCAGCCTCACAGCCTGCTGGACATAGTAACTTCTCTGAACCTGTTTGTTTCTCCACGAATGCTGAGGACTGCAATCCTCAGGTTGACAGTGGAATCGAGTGTGTGCCATGTCCATGTCTGCACAAGACTGACAGACAGAGCTTGTCAACTGCGCTCTCTCTCCAGGTTCCTCAGAGGACCTCGTCTATTGCCACTGCCCTTAACACCAGTGGGGCTGGAGGGTCCCGGCCAGCTCAGGCTGTCCGTGCCAGGTACACACCACCAGGGGGGTCATGATGTGGCAGCCTAGGGAGTGAGAGATAGAGGGACTTGGCCAGGTTATCTGCATAGGGTCGGGGCAAGCCCCAAACCAGGCACCTCATCCCCTCCCTGTGCCACCACGACCCGCCCCGGCACCCTGTGCTCCCTCCACAGACCTCGCAGCAACTCCGCCTGGCAAATCTATCTGCAGAGGCGGGCAGAGCGAGGCACCCCCAAGCCTCCTGGGCCCCCAGCTCAGCCCCCTGGCCCGCCCAACACCTCTAGGTAATGGAGTTGCCCCCCACTTACTCTCACCTCTCACTTCTGCCACCTGCTTCCCTGGTGATGGCTCCTCCTGCAGTGCAGCTTGACACTCAGGGCTGGAAGAACGTCTCTGATGTGAATTCTGTCCCTTCATAGTAACCCTGACCTCAGGAGGAGTGACCCTGGCTGGGAGCGTTCAGACAGTGTCCTCCCTGCCTCCCACGGCCACCTCCCTCAGGCCGGCTCCTTGGAGCGGAACCGAAACCGTGTGGGAGGTATGTCAGCCCAGGCCCAAGCCTTCCCTGGGTCTTGGCTTTTTCTTGACCAACACCAAAAACAGAGTCCATTTCCTTCAGTTGTTTAGGACCAGAGCACCAAAGGAAACAAGAGGGATGTGAATGGGTTTAGTGCCCGTGGTCAGCCCAGGGCATGGGCCTGGCACTATACTGTAGACATCTGTGACTTTCTGTCTCCCACCCTGCCATGCAGCCTCCACAAAACTGGACAGCTCCCCAGTGCTCTCCCCTGGGAACAAGGCCAAGCCTGAAGACCACCGCTCAAGGCCAGGCCGGCCCGCAGTAAGTGATCCGGGGCAGGCTGTGGAGCTTTCCCTAATGTGAGAGGCTAGGGGAGCTACTGACCTTACACAGCACAGCCATGTTACTAACCTCACCatctctcctgcttcctcctggctgcctttcttCCTCTGTGACCCTCCCAGAGCTATAAGCGAGCGATTGGTGAGGTTAGTGAGGGGCTGCTGGGAAGCTGTCCTTTGTCCCCTGCCTGTGCCTACACTGGCAGGCAGGCACCCTTCCTTGGTGGTGCTTCTGCCCGAGCCCTACTGCTTCCCCCATCTCTTCTTCCCTGCAGGATTTCGTGTTGCTCAAAGAGCGGACTCTGGATGAGGCCCCTAAGCCTCCCAAGAAGGCCATGGACTATTCCTCATCCAGTGAGGAGGTGGAGAGCagtgaagatgaggaggaggaaggcgaTGGGGAGCCATCAGAGGGGAGCAGAGACACTCCCGGGGGCCGGTATGGGGTATCCTAGGGCAGGGCCTTCCTCATCAGGACAAGCAGAGGAGAGATTtagggaaggagggagcaggGTTGAGCCAGGTTGGAGGGATCAGAGTGAAGTTGGTAGCTCCCCCCTTCCACTGCTGTCACTGTGGGACCCTGTCAGATGCCCCTCTGTTTCTTTATCAGCCTGGCTGAGGGCCACTCAGAAAGGACCTGAGTCAGTAAGGGCTTTTGAGGAGGCTGAAAGCCAAGTCTCTGGCTGTCACCTGCTTCCTGTGGCATTGTATGGCAGGCAGGACCTGGAAGGCCCCACCTTCATCTTTCCCACAGCAGTGATGGTGACACAGATAGCGTCAGCACCATGGTGGTTCATGATGTTGAAGAGGTATCCGGGACCCAGCCTTCATATGGAGGAGGCACCATGGTGGTCCAGCGTGTGAGTGGGTCTCCTTACCCTTGCCTTTTCCTGCAGCATGCCCTCTGCGGCCCTACCTGACCTTTTCTCTGTTCTCCAGACTCCTGAAGAGGAGCGAAGCCTGCTGCTTGCTGATAGCAATGGCTACACAAACCTGCCAGATGTGGTCCAGCCCAGCCACTCACCTACTGAGAACAGCCAAGGTCAAAGCCCTCCAACAAAGGATGGAGGCGGTGATGTAAGTGTGCTGGGGCAGGCGGGTCAGCAACTGAAGGAAGAACCCTGGGGTTTGCAGAAGAGTGGGTGCTAGGAGCACTGTGACAGGTGCAGCCAGGACTGTGACCTTAACGGGGAcctgagatccatcccatagaaGAACGAGGGCCACAGACCAGGGCCACACGTGTATCTTGACTATTCCCTCTCCCCCCACAGTACCAGTCTCGTGGGCTGGTAAAGGCCCCAGGAAAGAGTTCATTCACCATGTTTGTGGATCTAGGGATCTACCAGCCTGGAGGCAGTGGGGATACCATCCCCATCACAGGTGAGGACAGGAGGAGCCATCTGCCTTGAGGCTGGGGTACAGAGCGAGCCTAGATAGGAGCTCTCTGAAAAtaggcatggggctggagagatggctcagtggataaaaattTCTGCTCTTCAGAgagcccaggtttggttcccaacattcACTTAAGTCAGCTCACAACCTCCTGAAACTCCAtgttcagggaatctgatgccctcttctggtctccatgggtaccAGCATACagagacaagcaaacaaaaaagagggTTGGGGGTGTTGTCAGCGGGGGACTTGGGGGTTGCTCAGAGTGGCTGAGGAAGCCAGGCAGAGGTGGAACTTGTGAGTGTTGGAGGCAGATGTTGAGCCAGGCCTTGGCCTTAAGCTCAGGAGTTCTTCTCTCAGTGCACCTCTGTTCTAAAGTCTCCCCATTCAGAGGATCTTGATGTGCCAAGATAGGTGGAGGGGCATAGGAATAAAAGTAATTACTGAGGGGTTGCAGCCCACCCTCTCTCTTCTTTGGTAGCCCTAGTGGGCGGAGAGGGTGGTCGCCTTGATCAACTGCAGTTCGATGTGAGGAAGGGCTCTGTGGTCAAcgtcaatcccaccaacactcgAGCTCATAGTGAAACTCCCGAGATTCGCAAGTACAAGAAGCGATTCAATTCCGAGATCCTCTGTGCAGCCCTCTGGGGTAAGCCAGGGCTGGAAAAGGTGAAAGTGGTCTGGGCACAGCCTCCATGCTCCTGGTCAGGGGAGAGCCTGGATGTGCCTCTGACCTGTCCAAGGATTCCTGTTGCAGGGGTCAACCTCCTAGTGGGCACAGAGAATGGGCTGATGTTGCTGGACCGAAGTGGGCAGGGCAAAGTGTATGGACTTATTGGGCGACGACGCTTCCAGCAAATGGATGTTCTGGAAGGGCTCAACCTGCTCATCACCATCTCAGGTGTGTGTGAAGTTTGGGGACGGGCTTAACTGTGGCTTGCTTGTCCTCGTCCTGGGAGGAGGACAGTGGTGGTCAGACAGCACCATGGGATGCAGCAACAGGGCCTTTGATAagaagggatgagagagagagagagagagagagagagagagagagtgtttgtctgtctgtctgtctgtctgtctgtctgtctgtctgtctgtctgtgtgtctatgtatgcttGTCGGTTCATCTTCCAGGGAAAAGGAACAAACTGCGGGTATATTACCTGTCCTGGCTTCGGAATAAGATTCTACACAATGACCCAGAGGTGGAAAAGAAGCAGGGGTGGACCACCGTGGGGGACATGGAGGGCTGCGGCCACTATCGTGTTGGTGAGGATGCCACGGCACGGTAGTCAGGGAGCAACAAGTTCTGGGCTAACCACTAAGAAGTCCTCAATGCTCACAGTGAAAGTCACTGAATCGTGTGTCCCCTCACCCCCTTTTCCTGCCCTCCAGTGAAATATGAACGAATTAAGTTCCTGGTCATTGCTCTGAAGAACTCTGTGGAGGTGTATGCCTGGGCCCCTAAACCCTACCACAAATTCATGGCCTTCAAGGTAATCCCAGCCTCAGCCACCAGCATGTTCCAAGGTTCTGCCCCTCCACCTGTCTTCCCTGAGCCTTCTCTCCTCCACAGTCCTTTGCTGACCTCCCTCACCGCCCTCTGCTGGTGGACCTGACAGTAGAGGAGGGCCAGCGGCTCAAGGTCATCTATGGCTCCAGTGCTGGCTTCCATGCTGTGGATGTTGACTCTGGGAACAGCTATGACATCTACATCCCTGTACATGTGAGCTTAGCAGGACTGTGGGACGAGGGAGACCAACCCATTCTAGACATCAGACGTGAGGACCCCACCCAGTCTACCTTCTTCTCCCTAGATCCAGAGCCAAATCACACCCCACGCCATCGTCTTTCTCCCCAACACTGACGGCATGGAGATGCTGCTTTGCTATGAAGATGAGGGTGTCTACGTCAACACTTACGGGCGGATCATCAAGGACGTGGTGCTGCAGTGGGGAGAGATGCCCACCTCTGTCGGTGAGTGAAGGACACCCCAAGCTGCTTGTTCCAAGGTGATTAGGACCAAAGCCTCCTTACAGCCCTTCACCATCTTCTCCCTTCAGCCTACATCTGCTCCAACCAGATAATGGGCTGGGGTGAGAAGGCCATAGAGATCCGCTCTGTGGAGACAGGCCACCTAGATGGGGTCTTCATGCACAAACGAGCCCAGAGGCTCAAGTTCCTGTGTGAGCGGAATGATAAGGTGAGGCAATGTATCTCTGAGAGGAGCCTAGTCCTGGTCATGGGCCGCTCTCCAGACCTTGCTCTGGGCAGGGATCTGGAGTGTGGAATGGTTCTGCTGTTCTGAGGCTGTCAGAGCCACACCATCCCCCCTTACCCCACCCCGTGGGCTCTGTTGCCTTTACCCCAGGGACCTGATAACACTTTGCCTTTCCTTGGGGATGGAGAGAAACAGGTGTCATCCACTTCCTCTTTCGTCTCTCTTCCCTGCCCACCCCCACACTTTAGCCCTTGGTGATGTCTTTTCTATTTCATCCAGGTGTTTTTTGCCTCAGTCCGCTCTGGAGGAAGCAGCCAAGTTTACTTTATGACTCTGAACCGTAACTGCATCATGAACTGGTGACGAGGCCCCTGGGCTGGGGCTCCCCACATGGACCCAGCTCTGTCCCCACAGCCAGACTACCCAGGCCGCCCCTGCCCTCCCACCCCCCTTGGGCTTTTGCTTTTAATGGTTTGATTCACTGGAGCCTGCTGGGAACGTGACCTCATATTCCTGAAGCTTTTGTGATCACGTGACCATCCTTTCTCCCGACATTCTCAAAACTGCCTTTCCTTAACTTCTGGGGGATGACACAGCTTCCTTCCCCTTACCAGGAATTGAGTGGGACTTGCTCCTCCCTTTTCTCTACAGAAGAGAGTGCTTGGGGCTTGGACCCCTTACCCCATTGCTGCTGACTGAGCAGGGCCCTGACCCCTTTTTTGCACGCCAGGGGAGCCGGCTCCCCCCTTGAATGTACCAGACTCTGGGGGGGGTATTCACTGGGCCCTGGGTTGGGGGGGGTCACCAGCCACTCCAGGGGCAGGGACCATTTCCTCATTTCTGAAAGCACTTTAATGATTTCCCCCCTCAGTCCCCAGGGAATGGAGGAGGGACCCCATAGCCAAAACAttcccccctttcctccccacccccaccccatctttcctcttcccttccctagaGGGAGAGGGCTCAGAGCTCCCACCCTCTATCCTCCCTTGCTTGCATCTGTATATAGTGTGAGCAGCAAGTAGCCCTTCTCCCTCCTGTATCCTTTCTCAATGTAGTGGCCTTGGATATCCCCTTTGTTAATAAAGACAATTCAACCAGCTTCCACCATTTTGAAGTCCTATCATTGTTCTCTCTCAGTCCTG comes from the Rattus norvegicus strain BN/NHsdMcwi chromosome 10, GRCr8, whole genome shotgun sequence genome and includes:
- the Mink1 gene encoding misshapen-like kinase 1 isoform X1, whose translation is MGDPAPARSLDDIDLSALRDPAGIFELVEVVGNGTYGQVYKGRHVKTGQLAAIKVMDVTEDEEEEIKQEINMLKKYSHHRNIATYYGAFIKKSPPGNDDQLWLVMEFCGAGSVTDLVKNTKGNALKEDCIAYICREILRGLAHLHAHKVIHRDIKGQNVLLTENAEVKLVDFGVSAQLDRTVGRRNTFIGTPYWMAPEVIACDENPDATYDYRSDIWSLGITAIEMAEGAPPLCDMHPMRALFLIPRNPPPRLKSKKWSKKFTDFIDTCLIKTYLSRPPTEQLLKFPFIRDQPTERQVRIQLKDHIDRSRKKRGEKEETEYEYSGSEEEDDSHGEEGEPSSIMNVPGESTLRREFLRLQQENKSNSEALKQQQQLQQQQQRDPEAHIKHLLHQRQRRIEEQKEERRRVEEQQRREREQRKLQEKEQQRRLEDMQALRREEERRQAEREQEYIRHRLEEEQRQLEILQQQLLQEQALLLEYKRKQLEEQRQSERLQRQLQQEHAYLKSLQQQQQQQQQLQKQQQQQQQQQQQQQQQQILPGDRKPLYHYGRGINPADKPAWAREVEERARMNKQQNSPLAKTKPSSAGPEPPIPQASPSPPGPLSQTPPMQRPVEPQEGPHKSLVAHRVPLKPYAAPVPRSQSLQDQPTRNLAAFPASHDPDPAAVPTPTATPSARGAVIRQNSDPTSEGPGPSPNPPSWVRPDNEAPPKVPQRTSSIATALNTSGAGGSRPAQAVRARPRSNSAWQIYLQRRAERGTPKPPGPPAQPPGPPNTSSNPDLRRSDPGWERSDSVLPASHGHLPQAGSLERNRNRVGASTKLDSSPVLSPGNKAKPEDHRSRPGRPASYKRAIGEDFVLLKERTLDEAPKPPKKAMDYSSSSEEVESSEDEEEEGDGEPSEGSRDTPGGRSDGDTDSVSTMVVHDVEEVSGTQPSYGGGTMVVQRTPEEERSLLLADSNGYTNLPDVVQPSHSPTENSQGQSPPTKDGGGDYQSRGLVKAPGKSSFTMFVDLGIYQPGGSGDTIPITALVGGEGGRLDQLQFDVRKGSVVNVNPTNTRAHSETPEIRKYKKRFNSEILCAALWGVNLLVGTENGLMLLDRSGQGKVYGLIGRRRFQQMDVLEGLNLLITISGKRNKLRVYYLSWLRNKILHNDPEVEKKQGWTTVGDMEGCGHYRVVKYERIKFLVIALKNSVEVYAWAPKPYHKFMAFKSFADLPHRPLLVDLTVEEGQRLKVIYGSSAGFHAVDVDSGNSYDIYIPVHIQSQITPHAIVFLPNTDGMEMLLCYEDEGVYVNTYGRIIKDVVLQWGEMPTSVAYICSNQIMGWGEKAIEIRSVETGHLDGVFMHKRAQRLKFLCERNDKVFFASVRSGGSSQVYFMTLNRNCIMNW
- the Mink1 gene encoding misshapen-like kinase 1 isoform X7; the protein is MGDPAPARSLDDIDLSALRDPAGIFELVEVVGNGTYGQVYKGRHVKTGQLAAIKVMDVTEDEEEEIKQEINMLKKYSHHRNIATYYGAFIKKSPPGNDDQLWLVMEFCGAGSVTDLVKNTKGNALKEDCIAYICREILRGLAHLHAHKVIHRDIKGQNVLLTENAEVKLVDFGVSAQLDRTVGRRNTFIGTPYWMAPEVIACDENPDATYDYRSDIWSLGITAIEMAEGAPPLCDMHPMRALFLIPRNPPPRLKSKKWSKKFTDFIDTCLIKTYLSRPPTEQLLKFPFIRDQPTERQVRIQLKDHIDRSRKKRGEKEETEYEYSGSEEEDDSHGEEGEPSSIMNVPGESTLRREFLRLQQENKSNSEALKQQQQLQQQQQRDPEAHIKHLLHQRQRRIEEQKEERRRVEEQQRREREQRKLQEKEQQRRLEDMQALRREEERRQAEREQEYIRHRLEEEQRQLEILQQQLLQEQALLLEYKRKQLEEQRQSERLQRQLQQEHAYLKSLQQQQQQQQQLQKQQQQQQQQQQQQQQQQILPGDRKPLYHYGRGINPADKPAWAREVEERARMNKQQNSPLAKTKPSSAGPEPPIPQASPSPPGPLSQTPPMQRPVEPQEGPHKSLVAHRVPLKPYAAPVPRSQSLQDQPTRNLAAFPASHDPDPAAVPTPTATPSARGAVIRQNSDPTSEGPGPSPNPPSWVRPDNEAPPKVPQRTSSIATALNTSGAGGSRPAQAVRASNPDLRRSDPGWERSDSVLPASHGHLPQAGSLERNRNRVGASTKLDSSPVLSPGNKAKPEDHRSRPGRPADFVLLKERTLDEAPKPPKKAMDYSSSSEEVESSEDEEEEGDGEPSEGSRDTPGGRSDGDTDSVSTMVVHDVEEVSGTQPSYGGGTMVVQRTPEEERSLLLADSNGYTNLPDVVQPSHSPTENSQGQSPPTKDGGGDYQSRGLVKAPGKSSFTMFVDLGIYQPGGSGDTIPITALVGGEGGRLDQLQFDVRKGSVVNVNPTNTRAHSETPEIRKYKKRFNSEILCAALWGVNLLVGTENGLMLLDRSGQGKVYGLIGRRRFQQMDVLEGLNLLITISGKRNKLRVYYLSWLRNKILHNDPEVEKKQGWTTVGDMEGCGHYRVVKYERIKFLVIALKNSVEVYAWAPKPYHKFMAFKSFADLPHRPLLVDLTVEEGQRLKVIYGSSAGFHAVDVDSGNSYDIYIPVHIQSQITPHAIVFLPNTDGMEMLLCYEDEGVYVNTYGRIIKDVVLQWGEMPTSVAYICSNQIMGWGEKAIEIRSVETGHLDGVFMHKRAQRLKFLCERNDKVFFASVRSGGSSQVYFMTLNRNCIMNW
- the Mink1 gene encoding misshapen-like kinase 1 isoform 3 (isoform 3 is encoded by transcript variant 3) translates to MGDPAPARSLDDIDLSALRDPAGIFELVEVVGNGTYGQVYKGRHVKTGQLAAIKVMDVTEDEEEEIKQEINMLKKYSHHRNIATYYGAFIKKSPPGNDDQLWLVMEFCGAGSVTDLVKNTKGNALKEDCIAYICREILRGLAHLHAHKVIHRDIKGQNVLLTENAEVKLVDFGVSAQLDRTVGRRNTFIGTPYWMAPEVIACDENPDATYDYRSDIWSLGITAIEMAEGAPPLCDMHPMRALFLIPRNPPPRLKSKKWSKKFTDFIDTCLIKTYLSRPPTEQLLKFPFIRDQPTERQVRIQLKDHIDRSRKKRGEKEETEYEYSGSEEEDDSHGEEGEPSSIMNVPGESTLRREFLRLQQENKSNSEALKQQQQLQQQQQRDPEAHIKHLLHQRQRRIEEQKEERRRVEEQQRREREQRKLQEKEQQRRLEDMQALRREEERRQAEREQEYKRKQLEEQRQSERLQRQLQQEHAYLKSLQQQQQQQQQLQKQQQQQQQQQQQQQQQQILPGDRKPLYHYGRGINPADKPAWAREVEERARMNKQQNSPLAKTKPSSAGPEPPIPQASPSPPGPLSQTPPMQRPVEPQEGPHKSLVAHRVPLKPYAAPVPRSQSLQDQPTRNLAAFPASHDPDPAAVPTPTATPSARGAVIRQNSDPTSEGPGPSPNPPSWVRPDNEAPPKVPQRTSSIATALNTSGAGGSRPAQAVRARPRSNSAWQIYLQRRAERGTPKPPGPPAQPPGPPNTSSNPDLRRSDPGWERSDSVLPASHGHLPQAGSLERNRNRVGASTKLDSSPVLSPGNKAKPEDHRSRPGRPADFVLLKERTLDEAPKPPKKAMDYSSSSEEVESSEDEEEEGDGEPSEGSRDTPGGRSDGDTDSVSTMVVHDVEEVSGTQPSYGGGTMVVQRTPEEERSLLLADSNGYTNLPDVVQPSHSPTENSQGQSPPTKDGGGDYQSRGLVKAPGKSSFTMFVDLGIYQPGGSGDTIPITALVGGEGGRLDQLQFDVRKGSVVNVNPTNTRAHSETPEIRKYKKRFNSEILCAALWGVNLLVGTENGLMLLDRSGQGKVYGLIGRRRFQQMDVLEGLNLLITISGKRNKLRVYYLSWLRNKILHNDPEVEKKQGWTTVGDMEGCGHYRVVKYERIKFLVIALKNSVEVYAWAPKPYHKFMAFKSFADLPHRPLLVDLTVEEGQRLKVIYGSSAGFHAVDVDSGNSYDIYIPVHIQSQITPHAIVFLPNTDGMEMLLCYEDEGVYVNTYGRIIKDVVLQWGEMPTSVAYICSNQIMGWGEKAIEIRSVETGHLDGVFMHKRAQRLKFLCERNDKVFFASVRSGGSSQVYFMTLNRNCIMNW
- the Mink1 gene encoding misshapen-like kinase 1 isoform X2, which codes for MGDPAPARSLDDIDLSALRDPAGIFELVEVVGNGTYGQVYKGRHVKTGQLAAIKVMDVTEDEEEEIKQEINMLKKYSHHRNIATYYGAFIKKSPPGNDDQLWLVMEFCGAGSVTDLVKNTKGNALKEDCIAYICREILRGLAHLHAHKVIHRDIKGQNVLLTENAEVKLVDFGVSAQLDRTVGRRNTFIGTPYWMAPEVIACDENPDATYDYRSDIWSLGITAIEMAEGAPPLCDMHPMRALFLIPRNPPPRLKSKKWSKKFTDFIDTCLIKTYLSRPPTEQLLKFPFIRDQPTERQVRIQLKDHIDRSRKKRGEKEETEYEYSGSEEEDDSHGEEGEPSSIMNVPGESTLRREFLRLQQENKSNSEALKQQQQLQQQQQRDPEAHIKHLLHQRQRRIEEQKEERRRVEEQQRREREQRKLQEKEQQRRLEDMQALRREEERRQAEREQEYIRHRLEEEQRQLEILQQQLLQEQALLLEYKRKQLEEQRQSERLQRQLQQEHAYLKSLQQQQQQQQQLQKQQQQQQQQQQQQQQQQILPGDRKPLYHYGRGINPADKPAWAREVEERARMNKQQNSPLAKTKPSSAGPEPPIPQASPSPPGPLSQTPPMQRPVEPQEGPHKSLVAHRVPLKPYAAPVPRSQSLQDQPTRNLAAFPASHDPDPAAVPTPTATPSARGAVIRQNSDPTSEGPGPSPNPPSWVRPDNEAPPKVPQRTSSIATALNTSGAGGSRPAQAVRARPRSNSAWQIYLQRRAERGTPKPPGPPAQPPGPPNTSSNPDLRRSDPGWERSDSVLPASHGHLPQAGSLERNRNRVGASTKLDSSPVLSPGNKAKPEDHRSRPGRPASYKRAIGEDFVLLKERTLDEAPKPPKKAMDYSSSSEEVESSEDEEEEGDGEPSEGSRDTPGGRDGDTDSVSTMVVHDVEEVSGTQPSYGGGTMVVQRTPEEERSLLLADSNGYTNLPDVVQPSHSPTENSQGQSPPTKDGGGDYQSRGLVKAPGKSSFTMFVDLGIYQPGGSGDTIPITALVGGEGGRLDQLQFDVRKGSVVNVNPTNTRAHSETPEIRKYKKRFNSEILCAALWGVNLLVGTENGLMLLDRSGQGKVYGLIGRRRFQQMDVLEGLNLLITISGKRNKLRVYYLSWLRNKILHNDPEVEKKQGWTTVGDMEGCGHYRVVKYERIKFLVIALKNSVEVYAWAPKPYHKFMAFKSFADLPHRPLLVDLTVEEGQRLKVIYGSSAGFHAVDVDSGNSYDIYIPVHIQSQITPHAIVFLPNTDGMEMLLCYEDEGVYVNTYGRIIKDVVLQWGEMPTSVAYICSNQIMGWGEKAIEIRSVETGHLDGVFMHKRAQRLKFLCERNDKVFFASVRSGGSSQVYFMTLNRNCIMNW